A region from the Argonema galeatum A003/A1 genome encodes:
- a CDS encoding DUF2281 domain-containing protein has protein sequence MMIFQLFDGVKLTEEIPLTDGGIAPIGTVGAIVEVLNNGEVYIVELFGGWVKYDDAENFVPATQDDEGAFMESIGVETVYPNQLILTVPARETMGIRAHLAAVLDELPDELLAEVRDFAEFLQQKQQKSVNQLV, from the coding sequence ATGATGATATTTCAGCTATTTGATGGTGTAAAGTTAACCGAAGAAATTCCTTTAACTGATGGAGGAATAGCACCAATAGGAACGGTTGGAGCAATTGTCGAAGTTTTGAATAATGGCGAAGTTTATATTGTCGAATTATTTGGAGGTTGGGTTAAATACGACGATGCGGAAAATTTTGTGCCCGCAACACAGGATGACGAAGGAGCGTTTATGGAAAGTATTGGCGTGGAAACTGTTTATCCAAACCAGCTAATATTGACAGTGCCCGCCCGTGAAACAATGGGAATTCGGGCGCATTTAGCGGCTGTTTTGGATGAATTACCTGATGAATTACTAGCGGAAGTTAGAGATTTTGCGGAGTTTTTACAGCAGAAGCAGCAAAAAAGTGTAAATCAGTTGGTATAG
- a CDS encoding DUF6883 domain-containing protein, whose protein sequence is MALKRNNVHGAIAFQLLYTERAIGPILNSQFYKQVATMTSPARFEFPIAKAQYLLNRAAEPGEGGDKRKFWREVMGFDSLEAIREAILAAVTIDMLQPQSQNAQGELYRAYIQLTGPSGLSRRIRTVWIVLFNEDVARFVTAVPDRLGGLQ, encoded by the coding sequence ATGGCGCTAAAGCGCAACAACGTACATGGCGCGATCGCATTCCAACTTTTGTATACTGAAAGAGCGATCGGCCCCATCCTCAATAGCCAGTTTTATAAGCAAGTAGCTACAATGACATCTCCGGCACGTTTTGAGTTTCCCATTGCTAAAGCGCAGTATCTCCTCAACCGTGCTGCTGAACCCGGAGAAGGTGGAGATAAACGAAAGTTTTGGCGTGAGGTAATGGGATTTGACTCGCTAGAGGCAATTCGAGAGGCTATCCTGGCAGCAGTTACGATAGATATGCTACAACCTCAGAGTCAAAATGCTCAAGGTGAGCTTTATCGCGCTTATATCCAGCTTACCGGGCCTTCCGGTTTATCGCGGCGGATACGCACGGTTTGGATAGTTCTCTTTAATGAAGATGTAGCAAGATTTGTGACAGCAGTACCAGATAGATTAGGTGGTTTGCAATGA
- a CDS encoding CHAT domain-containing protein — translation MFAKIWRWLKKLWQQLLGKPPQPSPPGAGTPGGKPNPRLSDAEFEKLFLQLLDRVEEDASRQDIKDFLFTKLIDEDELAAWLRRFGSKLLESPETHRELGRRMVQLGKVAGGELGDVAGEIGRELLGNSETQTSIVATSVIPTVDKQIADATNLVSDHIKVDREAEESYNRGGDEYKADNIQTTISSDEKLIEIKSDSHKALRDRGTELAQLGRYEEAIDSYDKAIEIKSDDVWVWYARGNMLVKLERYEEAIVSYDKALEIDPNGIVWMSIGRALADVSYDKALEIKPDSYQAWFERGSSLFLQGRYEEAVSSFDKAIELKPNDHQCWKERGDALECLGFYQEAIANYDKAIELKPNDHQCWKERGDALERLGFYQEAIANYDKAIELIELHLNDKTDDMQQVFLARCNALKKAGRYEEAIINYDKLIEINPNSSNSWLERAELLRELGLYEEAINNYDKVIEITYKYNSEYSEAWQNRGNLLNDLGFYEEALCSYDKLIERNSKDFNAWKSRGDVLKNLERYEEANASYEKALEIELKADYILWANRASLLTDLNRYEEAISSYDEEIRLIVKDYQETRRNGISKLLDHLAILHSTSWLLRGLVISTWQGDEAEIKNLDDGIKAHQQQMPDYLERCGELYYEKGTKQYNYGKKQPNPFPYWFEAKESYTEALKLLNFEKFPQRHLEILRDFLKVCSQLGDTKTMEEQLEKGTQQLEELVRQCEFEGQKISLARKFAAFNQLRVDILVQSSDRKKQIEALELAEKRKNTCLQWLYSGWDYQLPSPKYQEMQKLLNSKTAAIYWHYSPAAITTFIIKHDDIQIHSPENTAIQQLQQFEDWLKEWKEDYQTNRKDAKEEKESWREKMADRLDELGKILDVEGILNKIGDDITHLILIPHRDLHLLPVHYLLREKDFTITYLPSLKVGIDLSVPPSPVTKLLSIENPQDLLFALVESSAIARLFPECDRIPSQNATISVVRTSLKNAEGCFHFTGHAYHDPNYPRNSALILASEPNLTLADIFAFNTLNLQLVCLAACETGITGKEGLIDEFVGLASGFLATGVNYVVSSLWRVEERSTALLMMQFYHYIIDEKIIPAIALNKAQNWLRQLTYGELAQWYLQLASQFTEKRDRRLQSLLQREAQRLLNSAKINLCDRPYEEPYYWAGFILTGAF, via the coding sequence ATGTTCGCAAAAATCTGGCGCTGGCTGAAAAAATTGTGGCAACAGCTATTGGGAAAACCACCCCAACCTTCCCCCCCTGGCGCGGGAACTCCAGGGGGTAAACCAAATCCACGCCTCAGCGATGCAGAATTTGAAAAGTTGTTTTTGCAACTGCTGGATAGGGTGGAAGAAGACGCGAGTCGTCAGGATATTAAAGATTTTTTGTTTACCAAACTTATTGATGAAGATGAGTTGGCGGCGTGGTTGCGTCGCTTTGGCAGCAAGTTGTTAGAATCACCGGAAACTCATCGGGAATTAGGGCGGCGGATGGTGCAATTGGGTAAGGTTGCTGGTGGGGAATTGGGTGATGTGGCGGGAGAAATTGGCAGGGAATTATTGGGGAATTCAGAAACTCAAACAAGCATTGTCGCCACATCTGTTATCCCAACTGTTGATAAGCAAATTGCTGATGCAACAAATTTGGTTTCCGATCATATTAAAGTAGATCGGGAAGCTGAAGAATCGTATAACCGAGGCGGTGACGAATATAAAGCTGATAATATTCAAACGACGATTTCCAGCGATGAAAAATTGATTGAAATTAAATCTGATTCCCACAAAGCATTGAGGGATCGGGGTACGGAGCTAGCACAATTAGGGCGATATGAAGAGGCTATCGATAGCTATGACAAAGCGATCGAGATTAAATCCGACGATGTATGGGTATGGTATGCGCGTGGCAATATGCTGGTAAAGTTAGAACGCTATGAAGAGGCTATAGTTAGTTATGATAAAGCCCTTGAGATCGATCCTAACGGGATTGTGTGGATGTCCATAGGTAGGGCGCTGGCTGATGTAAGCTACGATAAAGCTCTTGAGATTAAACCTGACTCCTATCAAGCTTGGTTTGAGCGGGGAAGTTCGCTGTTTTTGCAGGGACGATATGAAGAAGCGGTTTCTAGTTTTGACAAAGCTATAGAACTTAAACCTAATGACCATCAATGTTGGAAAGAGCGGGGGGATGCTTTGGAATGTTTAGGATTTTATCAAGAAGCTATTGCTAATTATGACAAAGCTATAGAACTTAAACCCAACGACCATCAATGTTGGAAAGAGCGGGGGGATGCTTTGGAACGTTTAGGATTTTATCAAGAAGCTATTGCTAATTATGACAAAGCTATAGAATTAATAGAATTACACCTTAACGATAAAACTGACGATATGCAGCAAGTTTTTCTGGCGCGATGCAATGCCTTAAAAAAAGCAGGACGTTATGAAGAAGCAATTATTAATTATGATAAATTAATAGAAATCAATCCCAATAGCTCTAATTCCTGGCTTGAGCGTGCAGAATTATTGAGGGAATTAGGTCTGTATGAAGAAGCTATTAATAATTATGATAAAGTCATAGAAATAACCTATAAATATAATAGTGAATACTCAGAAGCATGGCAAAATAGGGGTAATTTATTGAATGATTTAGGATTTTACGAAGAAGCATTATGTAGTTATGACAAACTCATAGAACGTAATTCTAAAGATTTCAATGCCTGGAAAAGCAGGGGCGATGTGTTGAAAAATTTGGAGCGTTATGAAGAAGCTAATGCTAGTTACGAAAAAGCTCTTGAAATTGAACTTAAAGCAGATTATATTTTATGGGCAAATAGGGCTAGTCTGCTTACTGATTTAAATCGATATGAAGAAGCGATCTCTAGCTATGATGAAGAGATACGTTTGATCGTAAAGGATTATCAGGAGACTCGTCGTAACGGAATATCTAAGCTACTTGATCATTTGGCGATCTTGCACTCGACGTCTTGGCTGCTGCGTGGTTTGGTAATATCGACTTGGCAAGGTGATGAAGCAGAAATCAAGAATTTGGATGATGGCATAAAGGCTCACCAGCAGCAGATGCCCGATTACCTAGAACGTTGTGGTGAGTTATATTATGAAAAAGGTACTAAACAGTACAACTACGGAAAAAAACAGCCTAACCCCTTTCCCTACTGGTTTGAAGCAAAGGAAAGTTATACAGAAGCGCTCAAATTATTAAATTTTGAAAAATTTCCTCAGCGGCATCTAGAAATATTGCGAGATTTCCTTAAAGTTTGTTCTCAGTTGGGCGACACCAAAACAATGGAAGAACAATTGGAAAAGGGTACTCAGCAGCTAGAAGAGTTGGTAAGACAGTGCGAATTTGAAGGGCAAAAAATTAGTCTAGCCCGAAAATTTGCTGCTTTCAATCAATTGCGTGTAGATATTCTAGTTCAAAGTTCAGATCGGAAAAAGCAAATAGAAGCACTAGAATTAGCTGAAAAACGAAAAAATACTTGCTTGCAGTGGCTTTATAGTGGTTGGGATTATCAGTTACCCAGTCCCAAATATCAGGAGATGCAAAAACTGTTGAACTCCAAAACAGCGGCTATTTACTGGCACTACAGTCCTGCTGCGATTACTACTTTTATTATCAAACATGATGACATCCAAATTCACTCACCGGAAAATACTGCCATTCAGCAATTACAACAGTTTGAAGATTGGTTGAAAGAATGGAAAGAAGATTATCAAACGAACCGCAAAGACGCGAAGGAAGAGAAAGAGAGTTGGCGAGAGAAAATGGCGGATAGGTTGGATGAGTTGGGAAAGATACTCGATGTTGAGGGAATATTAAATAAGATAGGCGATGATATTACTCACTTAATTTTGATTCCCCATCGCGACTTGCACCTGCTACCCGTGCATTACCTATTGCGGGAAAAAGATTTTACGATTACTTATCTCCCCAGTTTGAAAGTTGGGATTGATTTATCGGTTCCTCCCTCACCCGTTACCAAACTACTCAGCATCGAAAATCCGCAGGATTTGCTATTTGCACTGGTGGAATCATCTGCGATTGCGAGATTATTTCCAGAGTGCGATCGCATTCCATCCCAAAATGCCACAATATCAGTTGTGAGAACATCTCTGAAAAACGCTGAGGGCTGTTTCCATTTTACAGGTCACGCCTACCACGATCCCAACTATCCCCGCAATTCAGCTTTAATTTTAGCCAGCGAACCAAATCTCACCTTAGCCGATATCTTTGCCTTCAATACTCTCAACTTGCAACTGGTTTGTCTCGCCGCCTGCGAAACTGGTATCACCGGAAAAGAAGGTTTAATTGATGAATTTGTGGGATTAGCCAGCGGTTTTCTCGCCACCGGAGTTAACTACGTCGTCAGCAGTCTGTGGCGAGTTGAAGAACGTTCGACTGCTTTGCTGATGATGCAATTTTATCATTATATAATAGATGAGAAAATTATCCCTGCGATCGCTCTCAACAAAGCTCAAAATTGGTTGCGCCAACTCACCTACGGTGAACTTGCCCAATGGTATTTGCAACTTGCCTCTCAGTTTACCGAAAAACGCGATCGCCGCCTGCAATCTTTACTGCAACGAGAAGCGCAACGCTTGCTGAATTCGGCTAAAATTAATTTATGCGATCGGCCCTACGAAGAACCATACTACTGGGCAGGCTTCATCCTTACTGGTGCATTTTAA